A genome region from Leptospira langatensis includes the following:
- the prfA gene encoding peptide chain release factor 1 — translation MLDRLEKIQQKYLKISDELTTASNPDDLKRLYKERSRLTPLFDKITEYKKLLQDKKDAEELLKTEKDGDMRSMYEEEKNAAVDRIDSLEKELEILLLPPDPNSGKNILIEIRAGTGGEEAGLFVSDLFRMYTRYADKQGIRHEIVESSPTGIGGLKEIIFALENDKAYDLFKFEAGTHRVQRIPATESGGRIHTSAVTVAVLPEAEESEININENDLRIDVYRSSGSGGQHVNTTDSAVRITHIPTGVVVACQDEKSQHKNKAKAMRILSARILEKQAEEKKAVADAMKKQMVGSGDRSERIRTYNFPQGRCTDHRIGFTSHNLSAIMEGDLDDLINALTEEDRVKRLASAQAS, via the coding sequence ATGTTAGACAGACTAGAAAAAATACAACAAAAATACCTTAAAATATCCGACGAACTCACGACGGCATCCAATCCGGATGATTTAAAGCGCCTTTATAAGGAACGTTCCCGACTTACGCCCTTATTCGACAAGATCACCGAATATAAAAAATTACTCCAAGACAAGAAGGACGCAGAAGAACTTCTGAAGACAGAAAAAGACGGAGACATGCGTTCCATGTACGAAGAAGAGAAGAACGCTGCCGTCGACCGGATCGATTCTTTAGAGAAAGAATTGGAGATCCTTCTTCTTCCCCCAGATCCGAATTCAGGCAAAAACATACTGATCGAGATCCGTGCTGGGACCGGCGGAGAAGAGGCTGGCCTTTTCGTTTCCGATCTATTCCGAATGTACACCAGATATGCCGACAAGCAAGGCATCCGACACGAGATAGTGGAGTCTTCTCCGACTGGGATTGGCGGACTCAAGGAAATCATCTTCGCACTCGAGAATGATAAAGCGTACGATCTCTTTAAATTCGAAGCGGGAACTCACAGGGTCCAAAGGATCCCTGCGACTGAGTCCGGAGGAAGGATCCATACCAGTGCTGTTACGGTTGCAGTCTTGCCGGAAGCCGAAGAATCCGAGATCAATATCAATGAGAACGATTTGAGGATAGACGTATATCGGTCTTCCGGTTCGGGAGGGCAGCACGTAAATACGACTGACTCTGCGGTCCGTATTACGCATATTCCGACTGGAGTTGTAGTCGCTTGTCAGGACGAGAAGTCCCAGCATAAGAACAAGGCTAAGGCTATGCGTATCTTGAGCGCTAGGATCCTTGAGAAGCAGGCAGAAGAGAAGAAGGCTGTCGCGGATGCTATGAAGAAACAAATGGTAGGAAGCGGAGATCGTTCCGAAAGGATACGCACTTATAATTTCCCGCAAGGAAGATGTACAGATCATCGTATCGGGTTTACTAGTCATAATCTTTCGGCTATAATGGAAGGGGACTTGGACGATCTGATCAACGCCTTAACGGAAGAGGACAGAGTGAAAAGATTGGCAAGCGCCCAAGCGTCTTAG
- a CDS encoding rhomboid family intramembrane serine protease: MRAYLFEFPLTAFFVGLISISQFVLYFLVPEEILNAFFISRPGEFYPWKWVGMAFLHADFMHLFWNMIFLFFLGRIVEYKVGRTKWLLFFFMGAIVSGGLDSFVRGIILGEHQPAIGASGAVSGLAAVAALLSPFSIRVKKRNYPFPVFAVAWLMVYSDITNLFSKDQVAHWAHLGGFLSVVFAAYFMNNKIKRELHTGFVLNVVFVILLLILGFFVGAR, from the coding sequence GTGAGGGCGTATCTATTCGAATTTCCTCTAACCGCATTCTTTGTCGGGCTGATTTCTATTTCTCAATTCGTTCTGTATTTTCTGGTTCCCGAAGAGATCCTGAATGCATTCTTTATCAGTCGTCCCGGGGAATTCTATCCTTGGAAATGGGTCGGAATGGCTTTCCTGCATGCGGACTTCATGCACTTGTTTTGGAATATGATCTTCCTTTTCTTTTTAGGAAGGATCGTGGAATATAAAGTCGGAAGAACCAAATGGCTTCTATTCTTCTTCATGGGAGCTATCGTTTCGGGAGGATTGGATTCTTTCGTTCGTGGAATTATCTTAGGAGAGCACCAACCGGCGATCGGAGCTTCCGGTGCGGTTTCCGGTCTTGCTGCAGTAGCGGCGCTTCTTTCTCCCTTCTCCATTCGAGTAAAGAAGAGAAACTATCCGTTTCCTGTGTTTGCAGTAGCCTGGCTGATGGTGTATTCCGATATCACGAATTTGTTCTCGAAAGACCAAGTGGCGCATTGGGCACACTTGGGAGGATTCCTCTCCGTAGTCTTTGCGGCTTATTTCATGAATAATAAGATCAAAAGGGAGTTACATACCGGCTTTGTATTGAATGTCGTATTCGTGATCCTATTGCTTATACTGGGATTCTTTGTCGGAGCTAGATAA
- a CDS encoding TetR/AcrR family transcriptional regulator: protein MPKAKKQKSTRASSSQDKPEKMNLRKSPSQKRAIERVQYILDIVTGLLDEVGTEAITTNLIAQKAGIPIGSLYQYFPNKHAIISAAGERHLARVNDMVMDFIDSKPDMSNWESLVDQLIDAFARFYKTEPGFIPIWSNKNLDPQLVSIDRENNRAIANFVSDLFFGVIPWMKKKEEMTVMSRIMVEVTDSVLSRWLRESQDQALADGILQELKTMLKSYLNYYIQRGEK from the coding sequence TTGCCCAAAGCTAAAAAACAGAAAAGCACCCGCGCTTCTTCATCCCAGGACAAGCCTGAAAAAATGAATCTGAGAAAGTCCCCTTCTCAAAAGAGGGCGATCGAAAGAGTACAATACATTTTAGATATTGTTACTGGTCTCTTGGATGAAGTGGGAACAGAAGCGATCACTACTAATTTGATCGCTCAGAAGGCGGGGATACCGATCGGTTCCCTATACCAATATTTTCCGAACAAACATGCTATCATCAGCGCTGCGGGCGAAAGGCATTTGGCTCGGGTGAACGATATGGTCATGGACTTTATCGATAGCAAGCCCGATATGTCGAACTGGGAATCCTTAGTGGACCAACTCATCGATGCTTTTGCTCGATTCTATAAGACCGAACCTGGCTTTATCCCTATTTGGTCGAATAAGAATTTGGATCCTCAACTGGTTAGTATAGATCGCGAGAATAACAGGGCTATCGCAAATTTCGTAAGCGATTTATTCTTTGGTGTTATTCCTTGGATGAAAAAAAAAGAAGAGATGACTGTGATGTCCCGGATCATGGTCGAGGTGACTGATTCTGTTTTGAGTCGTTGGTTGAGGGAAAGCCAAGACCAAGCGTTGGCAGATGGAATCCTCCAGGAATTGAAGACCATGTTGAAGTCGTACTTGAATTATTATATTCAGAGAGGGGAGAAGTGA
- a CDS encoding alcohol dehydrogenase catalytic domain-containing protein, producing the protein MEGSEETGWKIQRNALPYLELGKGYRLVKTELCGICSTDLDRRFLPFALPQVIGHEVLVSDPSTKKKYVLEINDTVEARGEEKDPFCRVGIPTHSPTRMVLGIDRLPGGFGPYILAPVGTLIETGTLKDKEAVLLEPFAASLHGVEVALNRKGKELPRKIAVLGPRRLGSLLIAALDLYRKRNHLNYEIVSILRHEDLKDLSFAVGADKVFYFPNLGKEEAGIEKKFDPNGNAIDRSESGSNQSEEALTGKSFDTSGKDRIGKELNRSEEGSKPIEWSDCKNAFDLVFDTTGSPSGLETAMFLTSKEIHRKTTNGQTSLGISHLTEMVVDEISISYLRPDLSDLIWGIQETSPIWIYQSSQVELTEEEQIWIDQLKAKGNHRFFVGSIEEAEAFLQGPEFQGTLPHFDFAIAGSSSELDPILRPKAGEERSLVRPRGSILISQNGKKDPNPFLAWILTGGILSSSRCGDFHRTRELLESEPGFLETVSDALISGEYDSQSIPEAYLAARKSENIKVIVRHRAS; encoded by the coding sequence ATGGAAGGCTCGGAAGAAACCGGCTGGAAGATCCAACGAAATGCTCTTCCTTATTTAGAACTCGGAAAAGGGTATAGACTCGTCAAAACGGAACTCTGCGGGATCTGTTCCACCGATCTGGACAGGAGATTTCTTCCGTTCGCTTTGCCCCAGGTGATCGGGCATGAGGTCTTGGTTTCGGATCCTTCTACAAAAAAGAAATACGTATTAGAAATAAATGATACAGTCGAGGCAAGGGGCGAAGAAAAGGATCCTTTTTGCAGGGTAGGAATTCCCACGCATAGTCCTACTAGAATGGTATTGGGGATCGATCGACTTCCTGGCGGATTTGGGCCTTATATTTTAGCTCCTGTGGGAACTCTTATAGAAACGGGAACCCTCAAGGACAAGGAAGCAGTTTTACTAGAACCCTTTGCGGCTTCTTTGCATGGGGTAGAAGTCGCGTTGAATAGAAAGGGAAAAGAATTGCCGCGAAAGATCGCCGTCTTAGGGCCGAGACGTCTTGGTTCTCTTTTGATTGCGGCCTTGGATCTGTATCGAAAAAGGAATCATTTGAATTACGAGATCGTTTCCATCCTGAGACATGAGGATCTAAAGGATCTTTCCTTTGCAGTAGGTGCGGATAAAGTATTCTATTTTCCTAATTTAGGCAAGGAAGAAGCCGGGATCGAAAAGAAGTTTGATCCCAATGGAAACGCAATCGATCGATCCGAAAGTGGGTCAAATCAATCCGAAGAAGCCCTTACTGGAAAATCATTCGATACATCCGGGAAGGATCGTATCGGGAAAGAATTGAATCGATCTGAAGAAGGATCTAAACCGATCGAATGGTCCGATTGTAAAAATGCCTTCGATCTTGTATTCGATACCACAGGCTCTCCTTCCGGACTAGAGACTGCTATGTTTCTTACCTCTAAAGAGATCCATAGAAAGACAACGAACGGTCAGACTTCTCTGGGAATTTCTCATCTTACGGAAATGGTTGTGGATGAGATATCCATTTCCTATCTTCGGCCTGATCTTTCGGATTTGATCTGGGGGATCCAGGAGACTTCTCCGATCTGGATCTATCAATCTTCTCAAGTTGAACTTACTGAAGAAGAACAGATTTGGATCGATCAATTAAAAGCGAAAGGCAATCATCGATTCTTCGTTGGAAGTATAGAAGAGGCGGAGGCCTTTTTACAAGGCCCGGAATTTCAGGGAACCTTGCCCCATTTTGATTTTGCGATCGCAGGTTCCAGTTCCGAATTGGATCCTATCCTTCGCCCAAAAGCAGGAGAAGAAAGATCTTTGGTTCGACCCAGAGGTTCTATCCTCATCTCTCAAAATGGAAAGAAGGATCCAAATCCTTTTCTGGCTTGGATCCTTACAGGCGGGATCTTGAGCTCGAGTCGTTGCGGTGATTTTCACAGAACGAGAGAACTATTGGAATCGGAACCTGGCTTCTTGGAAACTGTTTCGGACGCATTGATCAGCGGGGAATATGACTCTCAATCCATCCCAGAGGCCTATCTTGCCGCGAGAAAATCGGAGAATATAAAAGTGATTGTCAGGCATAGAGCCTCCTGA
- a CDS encoding NUDIX hydrolase, giving the protein MSKHGFFQITQKVFLRKGKDLLILRDKKSGFGDLPGGRMNEDEFYGDWLVSLSRELQEEMGDSCQIKIHPKPIMVHKHRVSEGNHPCVIIAYHGEFLSGEIQISDEHDYLDWVDAISFDPTGLFFEYMLDAFKLYQKEYAPLIPDGKLEAKGWLL; this is encoded by the coding sequence TTGAGCAAACACGGGTTCTTTCAAATTACGCAGAAAGTTTTTTTGAGAAAGGGAAAAGATCTTCTTATCCTCAGAGATAAAAAGTCCGGTTTCGGCGATCTGCCCGGAGGCAGAATGAACGAGGACGAATTCTATGGAGATTGGCTTGTCAGTCTTTCCAGAGAATTACAGGAAGAGATGGGAGATTCTTGCCAGATCAAGATCCATCCTAAACCGATCATGGTCCATAAGCATAGGGTCAGCGAAGGAAATCATCCCTGTGTCATCATCGCATATCATGGAGAATTTTTATCGGGAGAGATCCAAATCTCGGACGAACACGATTATTTGGATTGGGTGGATGCAATTTCCTTCGATCCAACCGGTTTATTCTTCGAATACATGTTGGACGCATTCAAGCTCTATCAAAAAGAATACGCTCCTCTGATCCCCGACGGGAAATTAGAAGCAAAAGGATGGCTGCTATGA